One Oncorhynchus clarkii lewisi isolate Uvic-CL-2024 chromosome 28, UVic_Ocla_1.0, whole genome shotgun sequence genomic region harbors:
- the LOC139386998 gene encoding prostaglandin E2 receptor EP4 subtype-like, with product MMNYSVNDNGSNISELLQPLCVTYNHSTFPPLRLESKSLVTSATMFAVGVLGNLIAIVVLCISKKEQKETTFYTLVVGMAITDLLGTCFTSPVVIATYIVQRWLGGELLCDLFSFSMLFFGSAGMSILCAMAVERYLAINYAYFYSQYIDRTMARFALMGIYLANIVLCIMPSFGFGKHMRHFPGTWCFLDWRATDPLAASYSFLYGGFMLLLIAVTVLCNFAVCLSLVRMSQKTRIVRAKVSAHGGSLRGFLPSVTSLSAAEIQMFWLLIFMTIVFLVCSIPLVVRIFVNQLYGPAYICAGVKPDYRSDLMAIRFASFNPILDPWVYILCRKNLFFKGCERMKNTVGKVKAGPGPNLVCLGTGSQHSHLSFQCTNETSYVSLYTTNNRNEFENQVSTNSKSFTDFTMRQAWDFDTARDNFHPFSVDQTAVLSFQAELAVVSKPAMIASMLGGSKALPAKCAPAGLHRHVSKVDIVTCTFSTPSSCHTEECL from the exons atgatgaattATTCCGTCAATGACAATGGCTCGAACATTTCAGAACTACTCCAACCGCTCTGTGTCACCTACAACCACAGCACTTTCCCACCTCTGCGACTGGAATCCAAATCCCTGGTCACTTCAGCCACTATGTTCGCCGTTGGAGTCCTGGGGAACCTCATTGCCATTGTTGTGTTGTGCATCTCAAAGAAAGAACAGAAGGAGACCACTTTCTATACGCTGGTTGTTGGAATGGCTATCACGGACCTGTTGGGCACCTGTTTCACCAGCCCGGTGGTTATCGCCACCTACATAGTCCAGAGATGGCTCGGCGGAGAACTACTGTGCGATTTATTTTCCTTCTCTATGCTCTTTTTCGGCTCGGCTGGAATGTCCATCCTGTGCGCCATGGCAGTTGAACGATACTTGGCTATAAACTACGCATACTTTTACTCTCAATATATTGACCGGACAATGGCGCGTTTCGCGCTCATGGGCATCTACCTGGCCAACATTGTGTTGTGCATCATGCCCAGCTTTGGGTTCGGGAAGCACATGCGCCACTTTCCGGGCACTTGGTGTTTCTTGGACTGGAGGGCGACGGACCCCCTCGCCGCCTCGTATTCGTTTCTTTACGGTGGGTTCATGTTGCTGTTGATTGCGGTGACAGTTCTGTGCAACTTCGCTGTGTGTCTGTCACTTGTGAGGATGAGCCAGAAGACGCGGATAGTGAGAGCGAAAGTGTCCGCGCACGGTGGCTCACTGCGCGGGTTCCTGCCCTCTGTCACCAGCCTGTCCGCGGCTGAGATCCAAATGTTCTGGCTGCTAATATTTATGACCATCGTTTTCCTGGTGTGCTCCATTCCTTTAGTG GTGCGCATCTTTGTAAACCAGCTGTATGGTCCTGCCTACATCTGTGCTGGAGTGAAACCGGATTACCGGAGTGATCTGATGGCCATCCGCTTTGCCTCTTTCAACCCCATTCTGGACCCCTGGGTCTACATCCTCTGTCGGAAGAACCTGTTttttaagggctgtgagaggatgAAGAATACAGTTGGAAAAGTCAAGGCGGGGCCCGGGCCTAATTTAGTCTGTCTTGGCACTGGCAGTCAACATTCACACCTGTCATTTCAATGCACTAACGAGACCAGTTATGTGTCATTATACACAACCAACAACAGAAATGAATTCGAGAACCAGGTTAGCACCAATAGTAAATCGTTTACAGACTTTACCATGCGACAAGCCTGGGACTTTGACACAGCGCGGGATAACTTCCATCCGTTTAGTGTCGACCAAACTGCCGTGCTCAGCTTCCAGGCGGAACTTGCTGTGGTGTCCAAACCGGCCATGATTGCGTCAATGCTCGGAGGCAGTAAAGCGCTTCCGGCGAAGTGCGCACCAGCAGGTCTCCATAGGCATGTTAGTAAAGTGGACATAGTCACCTGTACCTTCAGCACACCTAGCTCCTGTCATACGGAGGAGTGCCTCTGA